The proteins below are encoded in one region of Sminthopsis crassicaudata isolate SCR6 chromosome 1, ASM4859323v1, whole genome shotgun sequence:
- the LOC141550874 gene encoding large ribosomal subunit protein eL21-like translates to MTNTKGKRRGTRYMFSRPFRKHGVVPLATYMRIYKKGDIVDIKGMGTIQQGMPHKCYHGKTGRVYNVTQHAVGIVVNKQVKGKILVKRINVRIEHIKHSKSRDSFLKRVKENDQKKKEAKEKGTWVQLKRQPAPPREAHFVRTNGKQPELLEPIPYEFMA, encoded by the coding sequence ATGACgaacacaaaaggaaaaaggagagggacaCGATACATGTTTTCTAGGCCCTTTAGAAAACATGGTGTTGTCCCTTTGGCTACATATATGCGAATATACAAGAAAGGTGATATTGTAGATATCAAGGGTATGGGCACAATTCAGCAAGGAATGCCCCACAAATGTTACCATGGCAAGACTGGACGGGTCTATAATGTTACTCAACATGCTGTAGGCATTGTTGTAAACAAACAAGTTAAGGGCAAGATTCTAGTCAAGAGAATTAATGTGCGAATTGAGCATATTAAGCACTCTAAGAGCAGAGATAGCTTCCTGAAGCGGGTAAAGGAAAATGATCAAAAGAAGAAGGAAGCCAAAGAAAAAGGCACTTGGGTTCAACTGAAACGTCAGCCTGCTCCACCCAGAGAAGCACACTTTGTGAGAACCAATGGCAAGCAGCCTGAGCTGTTGGAACCAATCCCCTATGAATTCATGGCATaa